A region of Athene noctua chromosome 12, bAthNoc1.hap1.1, whole genome shotgun sequence DNA encodes the following proteins:
- the CXXC5 gene encoding CXXC-type zinc finger protein 5, producing the protein MSNSGSHQDTGNKPETEKNNQDDSQPPVNSERRNKSGIISEPLNKSLKKSRPLSHYSTFGSSSSVSEHSEKGNPLANGNEATVDKSHSTSKHKNISSMLSKLDRVSEISSEGQTALQQFAQSTEMLKRVVQEHLPLASDHGTGISDMEAVSAAETMNGPSDFPYLGAFPINPGLFIMTPAGVFLAESALHMAGLAEYPMQNELASAINSGKKKRKRCGMCPPCRRRINCEQCSSCRNRKTGHQICKFRKCEELKKKPSAALEKVMLPTGAAFRWFQ; encoded by the exons ATGTCAAATTCGGGCTCCCATCAAGACACTGGGAACAAGCCAGAGacggaaaaaaataatcaagatgACTCTCAACCCCCTGTCAACTCTGAGAGGAGGAACAAAAGTGGAATAATAAGTGAACCTTTGAACAAAAGTCTTAAGAAGTCCCGTCCACTCTCCCACTATTCTACCTTTGGTAGCAGCAGCTCAGTAAGCGAACATTCAGAGAAAGGCAACCCCTTAGCTAATGGGAACGAAGCAACTGTGGATAAAAGTCATTCTACCTCAAAGCACAAAAACATCTCTAGTATGCTGAGCAAATTAGACCGGGTGTCGGAGATCTCCTCAGAAGGACAGACCGCCCTACAACAGTTtgctcagtcgacagaaatgctCAAAAGAGTGGTACAGGAGCATCTTCCTCTAGCAAGCGACCACGGGACTGGTATCTCTGATATGGAGGCAGTCTCAGCTGCAGAGACAATGAACGGCCCCTCTGATTTTCCTTACCTGGGGGCTTTTCCCATCAACCCAGGCCTTTTCATTATGACCCCTGCCGGCGTGTTTCTGGCAGAGAGCGCGCTCCATATGGCTGGCTTGGCAGAGTATCCCATGCAGAATGAGTTGGCATCTGCCATCAATTCGGGGAAAAAGAAACGGAAAAGATGCGGCATGTGCCCGCCCTGCCGAAGACGGATAAACTGCGAGCAGTGCAGCAGTTGTAGGAATCGCAAAACTGGCCACCAGATTTGCAAATTCCGAAAATGTGAAGAACTCAAAAAGAAGCCTTCTGCAGCACTGGAG AAGGTGATGCTTCCTACAGGAGCCGCGTTCAGATGGTTCCAGTAG